The following is a genomic window from Amphiura filiformis chromosome 4, Afil_fr2py, whole genome shotgun sequence.
TAGGTCCATTTCACGGGCACCATACATGAGGGAATTGGCATAATCTATGCGAGACAAGACAAGTGCTCTGACGGCATGATGACACGCATCCTGGCTGAGAAAACGTCGTATGCGCCATAAGTTACGGATGTGAAAGTTGAGAGTTTTACAAAGATTGCTAATATGGGAAGACATATTTAGagctccatcaaacacaacaccTAAGTTCTTAACATTGGCAGATGGTTTGATTGAATGGTTGCCCAAGCTCAGCTCAATGACGGGAAGCTTATTGAGAGCTCTATTGGTGGCAGTGATGAAAAATTCCGTTTTGTCCTGATTGAGCTGCAGCTTGTTACTAACCATCCAGGAGTTAATATCAGAAATACAAGCAGACAAGTTATTGAGCACACGCTCACGGTCACCACTGACTTTGGGTTCAAAAGCAGCATAAAGCTGTATATCGTCCGCATAACAATGAAAGCATATGCTATAACGACGAATGATTTCACCAACGGGAATGGTATACATGATGAAACACTGAGATGAGGGCCAATGATGGAACCCTGGGGTAATGAGTAGGTGAGCGTAtgttcattgcgatatcgcacatgaaaacagacacttgtgcacaaaacagacacttgtgcacaaccagagaagatccgatttaatcagttgagctgtttcaatgagtgttatcttggtttaatagcttttaatggggtttaagtcctgcaaaggtcgagatgaattctactgtagacatgactgcatcatgtggggGAACGTGatcacaataattattttgtttctgGATTTCTGCTGAGGAGTTGGAGGAGTTTTAACCACTGAGATGATAGATTAAGATAAAATACAACCCTGGGAATACAACTAGCTGAAAAATCATATACCGTAACCGGGACCGTAACAACACAGATTCTATGAATTTTGTCAATGCTAAATAAAATACTCAATTCCAAACTAACAACGAAACGAATTGAATTGAGTTTTTTTAGCTGGCCACCCGTTGCAAAGGTGGCTTTAAAATACCAGAAAGAAAAAGGCAAAGTAAACTTATGTGGCTGGTTTGTAGTAGATTTCGTTATTCCTATGACTTTTGGTTTCGGATGGCCTTTGTTTGATAGGCCTAACTAGTGTttgatattaatttattattttaatggATCAGGTCTTGCGTCATGAATTGAGGGTAAAACATGTTTATGCTCAAAATTAGCAAAATAACCATGCTTTCACACAAAATTGATTGTAATTCATCTCACAAACCTCCAAAACCATGAGGCTGGAAGTGTACAGAAGACAATTGTGTAACTTGTAGGCTGATTTACAGGGTGCTGCAGATATCATAGAATTTGGaaaagttaaaggagtatttcgtgatcctagcatcctctttttatgacatttttcagtacatatccacgaaaaaagcatattaaaatttcagttgattccgattttgcgtttgcgagttatgcatgattatttgtatttacactgctccatagacaatacgttgtaatttcgttctggtggacgtgcaccagaacgaaattcaaatttcgcgatatctttgctaaacgaattaagctgcaagaaatattttgtacataaacattatgtagccagaggtttccagtgatataaaaatctcaactttttttgagaaaagtgggggatgaggctgtggatcacgaaatgcccttttaaattttggttcaaaaagtacgaCATGTTGTTCTtctcttaggggtggtgcaataattatgtgtaccccgggggtgaattatagggggggcaaagatttttggcaggccaaaatggggggggcaagcatttttggcaggtcgaaaggggggtcaagcgattttggcaggtcaaaggggggggcaagcaatttttggcacagatattttgggcaccgtttctatattacgccctaaaaggcgtatgaaaatgttacgaacacgttcaaatatgcaaaatttcctgctcgctgcgctcgcattatatgttaagacaatttaaggttttaaattcgggttccccaaaatcttgcatgtgtaagggggggcaaagatttttggcacgtcaaaagggggcaaaggtttttggcacgtcgaaaggggggcaaagatttttggcacggccaaaggggggcaagcgattttggcagaccattttgagaattcacccccgagggtacacataattattgcaccacccttatttACCACCATAAAAACCGTTAAAAGCTTGTTATATAATGTGCTAAGAACATGCAGGCTTTCACAAAAAGCAAAATTGTAATATgagttgaaagaaagaaagaatgaacagtttgaacccaaagtgttacaattaaacatgacaacaaataaatacaattcCCGACCGGTAAACAgccacttgaaaaaaaagcaagggaatgtgccggcatgggaatcgatcCCACGGCTTTCTAAatgtaggggctgtgcaataattatgagccctgggggagggtaaaattgggggagggggggggcaagaaatttttggcgagccgaaagggggggggaggCCAGCTGAgagggaggcaagcaatttttggcacacattcatggggcgccttttaaataaaacgctctaaaaaggcttaggaaaacagtacggaaatgctttaatatgcaaattttcctgctcgctgtgcccgcaacatatatctagaccatttaaagtttgcaaattgggatccaaaaaattggcatgtgtAAAAAggcgggggggcaaagatttttggcgggccgagagggggggaagcaatttttggccagctgagagggaggcaagcaaattttggcacacattcatggggcgccttttaaataaaacgctctaaaaaggcttaggaaaacagtacggaaatgctttaatatgcaaattttcctgctcgctgtgcccGCAACATATATccagaccatttaaagtttgcaaattgggatcccaaaaaaattggcatgtgtaaaggggggggcaaagattttttggcgggccgagagggggggaagcgatatttggccagctgagagggaggcaagcaatttttggcacacattcatgaggcgccttttaaataaaacgctctaaaaaggcttaggaaaacagtacggaaatgctttaatatgcaaattttcctgctcgctgtgcccgcaacatatatctagaccatttaaagtttgcaaattgggatcccaaaaaaattggcatgtgtaaaggagggggcaaagattttttggcgggccgagagggggagcgattttggcaggccgaggggggggcaagtgatttttttttgggggggctcataattattgcacagcccttagacAGACGCATCGTCCATTCAATAGGCTACCAGCTCACATTAATAAACGGCGGTTAAAACTGGGTCCAATGCCGGGGTCCAATGTTAGCAGTCGTGgtatatacaatacacacaaacacatATTACGCAAGttcacaagtgaaggagatcattactcaTGATGCTATGATCGTGTCCCAGTATTAtaggtaaagtaggtaatggggataggCATCCTGCACAAGAGCAAATAAacgtttgtattttgtattttgtcttcCGGGGGAATTCTATAAATTGGTCTAGTTTTAGGGGCAGATGTTGCAACAGCCAAGGAATTTTTCTGATAGGATTTTGAGAGCAAAAAATCGGTCTTTTTCGGAAAACAAGAAACATATACGGGGTCTTTGGGGAAAAGGTCCGGGTTCTTGgggaaaacaagaaaaatatgagATCTTTTGGCGGAAAACGGGCAAAACAAGGGGTCTTAGATCAGAGAGTGCACTAAATGCACGTGTCAATAAATGAGCCAAGTTTTTACAGTTTTACACACATTGGCTTGCCATCAAAAACAGGGCGCTAGCTGTGGGCGGTCCTATTATAATTGGCAGTGTCCGCCCACACCCACTCTAACAGTCTATGATGATACGTACATCATCTACATGAATGTGCCCTTTCTTTCTGCAATTGCAAAACCACCGCAAAtcaaaactagtggcaaatggtggtcatagaccacaaacctagctggggtatgttggtgttttggacgtatctgacccctgcaaaaaaatgttccaaaaatgttcccctggttatgaggtttgttgtcactgagtttacagatgtccaggaaatgcaattttaagatttgactccagatgacctttgacctgacccctgcaaaatgttcaaaatattttcttatggtcatcaagtttgttgtcaccaagtttgagcactgtaccccttacagatgtccagaatatacttttctaagatttgacctctgcatgacctttgacctgacccctccaaaatgttcccctggtcatgagatttgttgtcactgagattGAGctccataccccttgcagatatccagaaaacgaaattataagatttgaccccaggtaacctttgacctgacctctgcaaagtgttccaaaatgttcctcagatcattaagtttgttgtcaccaagtttgagccctgtaccccttacagatgtccaggaaatgcatttctaaaatttgacctctacatgacctttgacctaacccctgcaaaatgtttccctggtcatgagatttgttgtcaccgagtttgagtgccacaccccttacagatatccagataatgcaattgcaagattttaccccctcatgacctttgaccccaattctgtatgcaagttataggcgtgtggtatataGCCGATGTATATAtgtaaatgacatcattgtactatataatatgtggcagaagaagcattttgaagatatttgttaaataccggaaattccccccttaatgacctttgaccccaattctgtttagacactatgggcactgaatatagccaatacatatgtgcaagttacgtaattgtagggtgtaacatgtaggagtagaagcattttgaaattattgccagaaagaagaagaaagaaagatccgatacacaccgacaccgcctggctaataattatttggtgcagaagggacactaaaatgaatacacgggatcgatacacgtgaattgctatgcacgattttgatatcagacgaaaatcttctgataccgggttagaaaatgatgaatatctcccgtcatgatttttttctcaagaaaccagatttggtctcataaacttggaaatacgtgttgaacagatatgatagtcgctagaatgcgctttgaaaattggccgtgcgctttgaactcaaaatttgaccattttatattgcgttggtcctgttatggactacagcgtgcagcgtgtagtacagctgcactcactgtaggcagtataaaagtcgatgaccattgacctcaatggggtatacaagcttaatcacgcacaaccaagatcgattacccggctattgtgagaagccttagttatgtccctcgactaattattagtttaaaagagctttaaaggtttgaaccaaatggctaatcgtggctgtggatttaacctaccatggcgattcctgccatgaagatatagggtcgaagacactgtgcgatagcaaaacagtacctagctggggggttgaacccccagctaggtaaagaagaggaatcggatagaaaaacagtacctagctcggggggttgaaaacccccccagctaggtaaagaagccgaatcggatagcattagaatacctagtTGGGGGTGAAAGAAGCATCGGATAGattagaatacctagctgggggtgtaaaccctcCAGCTGGGTAAACAGAGGTGAACCAGTCAAATTTTATGGGCCCTTATGGGTTAGCATTTAGCATTATCAAGTTTCCATTTATGGTACATGCCCACATGCACAGAGTGCATAAAGAGT
Proteins encoded in this region:
- the LOC140150089 gene encoding uncharacterized protein produces the protein MYTIPVGEIIRRYSICFHCYADDIQLYAAFEPKVSGDRERVLNNLSACISDINSWMVSNKLQLNQDKTEFFITATNRALNKLPVIELSLGNHSIKPSANVKNLGVVFDGALNMSSHISNLCKTLNFHIRNLWRIRRFLSQDACHHAVRALVLSRIDYANSLMYGAREMDLKRLQRLQNKAARLIFACGRDRCSADLLNTLHWLPVKERINFKIMLHIYNCISGTAPA